The Pseudovibrio sp. Tun.PSC04-5.I4 DNA segment CCAACGTAACTCTTAGTGGCGTGGCAAAGGCGATCATGATCACTTTCATCGGCAACTTTCTCGGTGCTCTGCTGGTCGCCTTTCTGACCTCCGTAATCTTCACCTACGGTTTCTCAGCACCGGTCAATCATGTTGGCGAGGTCATCGCGAATATCGGTAAGAACCGCACCGTGGGTTACAAAGAACATGGCACGGGCGGCATGATGACAATCTTCATCCGCGGGGTCCTGTGTAACTGGATGGTATCTCTCGGGGTGGTTGGCGCAATGGTGTCCACCTCAGTCAGCGGAAAAGTCATCGCAATGTGGATGCCGATCATGCTGTTCTTTGCGATGACTTTCGAGCATTCAGTCGTCAACATGTACCTGTTTCCAACGGCGTTGATACTCGGTGGGGACTTTTCCATTCTCGATTATCTGATCTGGAACGAGATCCCGGTTGTGATCGGCAATCTGGTCGGTGGACTTGCCCTCACCGGTCTGCCACTGTTTGCTGTTCATATGCGTTCCGTTGACATAAATAAAATTTACTCTCGTTCACCCTCTGTGAATACATATGAACGCGACATGCTCTAAACATATGCCGTTGAAAACGATTGATGCATTTAGAAACGAAATTATAGATCCGGCGCAATATCAGCGGTTTTTAGGAGAGATTTATGACAAATATTGATCAAGACACAGTAGATACTCAACGCCGCCCGACAGGCATGACCGGTATGGCTGGCGGCGGTTTTTATGATTCCAACTCGGCCCCTCAATGGGAGCAAATCGCAGCCGTCCTTCCCTGGTTAGAAGACACCCTCTCAAGTTTACCCTTAGAAAGAGGTTCAGGACCAGTTACCTTTGCAGACTTCGGGTGTTCCGAAGGGCGCAATTCTATTTCTGTAATGCGTCATCTCATCAGCAATACAAACCAGCTGACAGACCGACCGTTTCTAACTATCCATTCGGACTTACCAACAAATGATTATTCCAAATTATTTCTTGGCTTAAGGCCTGATGGACAATCAGCATTCGGCTCACAGCGTGTCTCATCTGCGGCTATTGGCGGATCGATGTATGATCAGTTACTTCCGCCAAATAGCATCCATGTAGCCACCACCTTCAACTCAATCGGCTATTTGTCCGAACGCCCGCTTGATAAGCTACCTGGATATGTATTACCGAACGGCCCCAGCAAAAGGCGGGCAAACGGTTTTGTCACAGATTCTGAAAGCCAGATATTTGCCAGGCAAGCTGAAGATGACATGGCAGCTTTTTTAACTGCTCGGGCGAACGAACTTATATCAGGCGGCAAACTTTTAGTTCAAGTTTTCGGATGTACGGATGAGATGCGCACCTGCGACGGACTATTCGACCTTCTCAACGACGCTGTCCAAGCACATGTCGAACTTGGCGATATTTCATCACAAGTATACGAAAGATATTACCAGCCAGTCTATTTCCGCAGTCTGGATGAGCTGACATCTCCTTTGACAAACTCAGCGTATAATCTGGTCGATCTTTACACATTAGATCGAACAGAAAGCTATGAGGTGCCAGTCCCCTTTGTTGAAACTTACAAGCAAGACAAAGATCTGGATCGCTATGCTACCAATTATGTCAACTTCTTCCGGGCATTCACTCAAGCAGTGTTACGTGGCGCTCTCCCCGACACACCGTCGAAACCAGATCTATTGAACCAGATCTACAAGACAGCAGAGACCCTCTTGAAGGCTAATCCAGAAGATTACCCATTCCGAAATATTTCGGTAGCAATGCTTCTGACACGTAAATAACTCTACAAATTGTTAAGCAACGGAATTCTTATAAGTCTAAGTGTCTGTTCAAGAATAGCAATATCGGGCAATTCTTCGAACCATCAGCTTAATCATCGCAACGCTCATTAGAGCTTGAGTGGTTTTGGCGTATCGTTCAACATCCTTTGAAAAGTGGCGGTTTATGCCTAACCTCGCGAAGGTGCGTTCAACGATCCAGCGTTTTGGAAGTACCTGAAACCCTTTCTGATTTCGCTTGTTGATCTGGAGTGGTCTCGGGGGCATTGTCAGGTTATTTCGATCTAAATGTAAGAAGGCGCTAAAAGGCTCTTTATGCGCACAATTCTGCCGTGTAGTCGTTCCACAAACTGAACGCATCAGCGCGTGCATGGTGATATGAGGTGGCAGAAAGACGGTGGCGTTTAGGGCGGAAGAGAGCAGCGACTTGGTCGTGAACCGATAGAAATCTCTGAGCTTGCCGTGGAGACTTGAAACGGCTCATGATCTTTTCTCGTCGTCGCGTATGGCGATGAGAGGCTTCTGCCCGGTTGTTCAAGCCTTTATGCTGGCGGTGCGTAACCGTCCGCTCACGGCGCCAGGATGGCCCTGTTGCAAATATTGCTTTGAGTTAAATATTTTCCTCGGCGCCGTTTATCAAGCGGCCCATGCCGCAATTTCTGCACGGTGATGGTCAAAGAGCTCCGAAAACATGTCTGCCCCTAAGCCAAATGTACGCTCGATAAGACGGACTTCGCCCTTGACCCCAGGTTGGACCTGGAACGCTTCGGCCTAGCCCTTTTTGAGAGCGCGCATCACCTCAAAACCCTTGATCGTGGCGTAAGCTGTTTTGCGCGATTTGAAGCCTAGTGTGGGCTTTATCAGCTGCTTCAGCTTGCCATGATCGGCCTCAATCACGTTGTTGAGATACTTAACTTGGCGGTGTTCTGTGTTCGTTGGTCATTTGCCCTCGGCTTTTAATGCCCCTATCGCCAGTCCGTATGTCGGGGCTTTGTCGGTATTGATCACGCGTGGTTTTTCATAATCCTTCAAACCCCTTAATGCTTTATCCAGAAAGGTTTTTGCGGCCTTTGTGTTGCGCGTTGGAGAGAGGTAGAAGTCGATTGTATCGCCCTGCTTCGTGACCGCCCGATAAAGATACATCCAGCAGCCCTTAACCTTGATGTACGTTTCATC contains these protein-coding regions:
- a CDS encoding formate/nitrite transporter family protein; this translates as MSYNEPRVFVEKIIDVGEEKIFINPRLLMIRAFMAGAILAIAAVFAITVGVQTGFPIVGAVLFPVGFCMSYLMGFDLVTGIFVLAPLAWLDRRPNVTLSGVAKAIMITFIGNFLGALLVAFLTSVIFTYGFSAPVNHVGEVIANIGKNRTVGYKEHGTGGMMTIFIRGVLCNWMVSLGVVGAMVSTSVSGKVIAMWMPIMLFFAMTFEHSVVNMYLFPTALILGGDFSILDYLIWNEIPVVIGNLVGGLALTGLPLFAVHMRSVDINKIYSRSPSVNTYERDML
- a CDS encoding DDE-type integrase/transposase/recombinase, with the protein product MFATGPSWRRERTVTHRQHKGLNNRAEASHRHTRRREKIMSRFKSPRQAQRFLSVHDQVAALFRPKRHRLSATSYHHARADAFSLWNDYTAELCA